In Curtobacterium sp. MCPF17_002, one genomic interval encodes:
- a CDS encoding sugar phosphate isomerase/epimerase family protein, with translation MNRLTVQEQHVPGASLEEQADVARSWGFDGLELRSAGDLGFAARLPALRRAAAAGVYMPTTCVEMSHFIGAFDADLRADAVAQMRSQLSVMAEIGGVGVMTPASYGMFSRRLPPFEPPRSPEDDRAVLVDALGQLGEHAVSEGVTLFLEPLNRYEDHMVNRLADAASLIREVGSDGVRIVADTYHMNIEEADPAQALLDVADLVGHVQASDSNRLEPGAGHVDWALFGATVQAIGYTGSIAIESRLSGLAADVLPTVPPLLRRYL, from the coding sequence GTGAACCGCCTGACCGTCCAGGAACAGCACGTCCCCGGGGCCTCCCTCGAGGAACAGGCCGACGTCGCCCGGAGCTGGGGCTTCGACGGCCTCGAGCTCCGCAGCGCCGGTGACCTCGGGTTCGCCGCGCGACTCCCCGCGCTCAGGCGAGCCGCCGCTGCCGGCGTGTACATGCCGACCACCTGCGTCGAGATGTCGCACTTCATCGGGGCGTTCGACGCAGACCTCCGTGCCGACGCGGTCGCGCAGATGCGGTCGCAGCTCAGCGTGATGGCGGAGATCGGCGGGGTCGGCGTGATGACCCCCGCCTCCTACGGGATGTTCTCCCGCCGCCTGCCCCCGTTCGAGCCGCCGCGCTCGCCGGAGGACGACCGGGCGGTGCTGGTCGACGCGCTCGGACAGCTCGGCGAGCACGCGGTCAGCGAGGGCGTCACGCTCTTCCTCGAGCCGCTCAACCGCTACGAGGACCACATGGTGAACCGGCTCGCCGACGCGGCCTCGCTCATCCGCGAGGTCGGCTCCGACGGCGTCCGGATCGTCGCCGACACCTACCACATGAACATCGAGGAGGCGGATCCGGCGCAGGCGCTGCTCGACGTCGCCGACCTCGTCGGGCACGTGCAGGCGAGCGACTCGAACCGCCTCGAGCCCGGCGCCGGGCACGTCGACTGGGCCCTGTTCGGGGCGACCGTGCAGGCCATCGGGTACACCGGCAGCATCGCGATCGAGTCACGGCTGTCCGGTCTCGCCGCCGACGTGCTGCCGACCGTGCCGCCGCTGCTGCGGAGGTACCTGTGA
- a CDS encoding sugar ABC transporter permease gives MTTTTPKRPPTPRAGGTPRPGRTPRADKLPKRVTIASRDNRAGLWMVMPTTIIVVAIVIVPVIWNLVMAFQKASFIDIADNGLLNPLTLQNFADVFTDRSFWASLWTTVVFSVLSTAGSIALGLVAALAFRSAFPGRGLARSLMLLPYVAPVVAVTFVWQIMLNPQFGILNWVGVNVFGWEHPIDFLGRAPYALATVIVFEIWRYFPFAFMFVTARLTALPGDIEEAALVDGVTALQNFRLVVLPQLMPVLSLLAVLRLIMTFNKFDDIYLLTGGAAGTEVSAVRVYDQLMGSFDIGGAAANAFVLSAILAVSLFVYMKFFAGREEED, from the coding sequence ATGACCACGACGACCCCCAAGCGACCCCCGACACCACGGGCAGGCGGGACACCCCGGCCGGGCAGGACGCCGCGGGCGGACAAGCTGCCCAAGCGCGTCACCATCGCGTCCCGCGACAACCGCGCCGGACTCTGGATGGTGATGCCGACCACGATCATCGTGGTGGCGATCGTCATCGTCCCGGTCATCTGGAACCTCGTGATGGCGTTCCAGAAGGCGAGCTTCATCGACATCGCCGACAACGGACTGCTCAACCCACTGACGCTGCAGAACTTCGCCGACGTGTTCACCGACCGCTCGTTCTGGGCGTCCCTCTGGACCACCGTCGTGTTCTCCGTGCTGAGCACCGCGGGCTCGATCGCGCTCGGGCTCGTCGCCGCGCTGGCGTTCCGCTCCGCGTTCCCCGGCCGCGGACTCGCCCGCTCGCTGATGCTCCTGCCCTACGTCGCTCCCGTCGTCGCGGTGACCTTCGTGTGGCAGATCATGCTCAACCCGCAGTTCGGCATCCTCAACTGGGTCGGTGTCAACGTGTTCGGCTGGGAGCACCCGATCGACTTCCTCGGTCGTGCCCCCTACGCACTCGCGACCGTGATCGTCTTCGAGATCTGGCGCTACTTCCCGTTCGCGTTCATGTTCGTCACGGCACGCCTGACCGCACTGCCCGGCGACATCGAGGAGGCCGCCCTCGTCGACGGCGTCACCGCGCTGCAGAACTTCCGGCTCGTGGTGCTGCCCCAGCTCATGCCCGTGCTGTCCCTGCTCGCGGTGCTGCGACTCATCATGACGTTCAACAAGTTCGACGACATCTACCTGCTCACCGGTGGTGCGGCCGGTACCGAGGTCTCCGCCGTCCGCGTCTACGACCAGCTCATGGGCAGCTTCGACATCGGCGGTGCCGCGGCGAACGCCTTCGTGCTGTCCGCGATCCTCGCCGTCTCCCTGTTCGTCTACATGAAGTTCTTCGCGGGTCGCGAGGAGGAGGACTGA
- a CDS encoding zinc-binding alcohol dehydrogenase — protein MTAVLRFAAPRRVEIVDLPSAELQPGEVRVRTLVTGISAGTEMTAYRGTNPYLTSEWDPDIRLFRAADEQRPPAYPLDGWGYSEVGEVVEVAPFPDGTLPDGAPEVGDVVWGIWGHRAEGILPVDKLLGHTLPDGLDPLSGSFVRVGAIALNGVLAADLGVGSTVVVFGQGVIGLLATRLAVLNGATVIAVDGIESRREQALAMGAAHALEPGANLAVQVRGLTGGAGADVAIELSGNYHALHDAIRTVGVDGTVVASGFYQGTAQPVRLGEEFHHNRVQVIASQIGAAPARLRARWDVPRLQRAVVDAMADGRLDPRPLVTHRYPLADAATAYEMLDTDPSAALQVVLELP, from the coding sequence GTGACCGCAGTACTCCGCTTCGCAGCGCCGCGACGAGTCGAGATCGTCGACCTACCGAGCGCCGAACTCCAGCCCGGCGAGGTGCGCGTCCGCACGCTCGTCACCGGGATCTCCGCCGGTACCGAGATGACCGCCTACCGCGGGACCAATCCGTACCTGACGAGCGAGTGGGACCCGGACATCCGGCTCTTCCGCGCCGCCGACGAGCAGCGGCCGCCCGCGTACCCGCTCGACGGCTGGGGCTACTCCGAAGTCGGCGAAGTCGTCGAGGTCGCGCCGTTCCCCGACGGCACCCTGCCGGACGGAGCGCCGGAGGTCGGCGACGTCGTGTGGGGTATCTGGGGACACCGCGCCGAAGGAATCCTGCCCGTCGACAAGCTCCTCGGCCACACGCTGCCCGATGGCCTCGACCCGCTCTCCGGCTCGTTCGTCCGAGTCGGTGCGATCGCCCTCAACGGCGTGCTCGCGGCCGACCTCGGTGTCGGGTCGACCGTCGTCGTCTTCGGGCAGGGCGTCATCGGCCTGCTCGCCACCCGGCTCGCCGTGCTCAACGGCGCGACCGTCATCGCCGTGGACGGCATCGAGTCCCGCCGCGAGCAGGCACTCGCGATGGGAGCCGCGCACGCGCTCGAACCCGGTGCGAACCTCGCCGTGCAGGTGCGCGGCCTCACCGGCGGTGCCGGAGCCGACGTCGCGATCGAGCTGAGCGGCAACTACCACGCACTCCACGACGCCATCCGCACCGTCGGGGTCGACGGCACGGTGGTCGCGTCCGGCTTCTACCAGGGCACCGCGCAGCCGGTCCGGCTGGGCGAGGAGTTCCACCACAACCGCGTGCAGGTCATCGCCTCGCAGATCGGCGCCGCGCCCGCGCGGCTCCGTGCCCGCTGGGACGTCCCGCGCCTGCAGCGTGCCGTCGTCGACGCGATGGCGGACGGCCGGCTCGACCCGCGTCCGCTGGTCACCCACCGGTACCCGCTCGCCGACGCCGCCACCGCGTACGAGATGCTCGACACCGACCCCTCGGCCGCGCTGCAGGTCGTCCTGGAGCTGCCGTGA
- a CDS encoding FAD-dependent oxidoreductase — MPGPHRENDSTTAPDTARHVVIGGGVIGAATAYALTLRGERVLLVEQHGRGHDQGSSHGATRIFRQGYADAEYVALTTRALALWEALEAASDRQLIDRTGAVDHGRAEVVDAIAAALADAGIPHEALTPDAAAARWPGIAFEGHVLTHATAGRIRSAEAIEVFLTLAERTGLAELRFDTRVTGLEDLGDAVDVTLSDGTSERTTSLVAAVGSWAPTLVGDLLAGRGARLPAIRVTQEQPAHFPSHLPDEAWPSFVHWADGDDVYGLLTPGEGVKVGFHGTGPVVDPDHRDRTPVPAEAARLQAYVERFVPGVEASRPTFISCLYDNSPDEDFVIDRRGPVAVATGSSGHGFKFAPLLGEMLADLATGGTAHPRFALSPA; from the coding sequence ATGCCCGGTCCCCACCGCGAGAACGACAGCACGACCGCTCCCGACACCGCCCGGCACGTCGTCATCGGCGGCGGGGTGATCGGTGCGGCCACCGCGTACGCCCTCACACTCCGCGGCGAGCGCGTCCTGCTCGTCGAGCAGCACGGGCGTGGGCACGACCAGGGGTCCTCGCACGGTGCGACGCGGATCTTCCGGCAGGGCTACGCCGACGCCGAGTACGTCGCGCTGACGACCCGTGCGCTCGCACTGTGGGAAGCGCTCGAAGCCGCGAGCGATCGGCAGCTCATCGACCGCACGGGCGCCGTCGACCACGGGCGCGCCGAGGTCGTCGACGCCATCGCGGCCGCGCTCGCCGACGCCGGCATCCCGCACGAGGCCCTGACACCGGACGCAGCGGCCGCACGCTGGCCCGGCATCGCCTTCGAGGGACACGTCCTCACCCACGCCACCGCGGGACGCATCCGCTCCGCCGAGGCCATCGAGGTCTTCCTCACCCTCGCCGAACGCACCGGGCTCGCCGAGCTGCGGTTCGACACCCGGGTGACCGGCCTCGAGGACCTCGGCGACGCCGTCGACGTCACCCTGTCGGACGGCACCTCGGAACGCACCACGAGCCTGGTGGCCGCGGTGGGCTCGTGGGCCCCCACGCTGGTCGGCGACCTGCTCGCGGGACGCGGGGCGCGCCTCCCGGCCATCCGCGTCACCCAGGAGCAGCCCGCGCACTTCCCCAGCCACCTGCCGGACGAGGCGTGGCCGAGCTTCGTGCACTGGGCCGACGGCGACGACGTGTACGGCCTGCTCACCCCGGGTGAGGGCGTCAAGGTCGGGTTCCACGGCACCGGGCCCGTCGTCGACCCGGACCACCGCGACCGCACGCCGGTGCCCGCCGAGGCCGCACGACTGCAGGCGTACGTCGAGCGGTTCGTGCCGGGGGTCGAGGCGTCGCGGCCGACGTTCATCAGCTGCCTCTACGACAACTCCCCGGACGAGGACTTCGTCATCGACCGACGCGGGCCGGTCGCCGTCGCGACCGGGTCATCCGGGCACGGGTTCAAGTTCGCGCCGCTGCTCGGGGAGATGCTCGCGGACCTCGCGACGGGCGGGACGGCCCACCCGCGGTTCGCGCTCAGTCCCGCGTGA
- a CDS encoding PfkB family carbohydrate kinase yields MKIVAFGDNIVDRFVDRRIAYPGGNCVNLAVYAAAAGAEAVYVGVVGNDAAGDLILGALGRHGVDLRRVIRRDGPTGVTDLVTRNGDRVFLDWNGGGVTTAAPYRLDLEDLRAFAGADLVHSSVYSASESELPKLRAIPGLVSFDYSSEPEFRTDDYLAATAPYADLVLFSAGSASTPEIEELADRARRAGAGLVLVTRGADGAILFTGGTVLAQPALPVPAQDVVDTTGCGDAFLTGFVLAMLDSGWKRGVDLDEPDSRAALRAGAESAARQCYVEGAFGMGEPYDDPAVPATAVTPAES; encoded by the coding sequence GTGAAGATCGTCGCCTTCGGTGACAACATCGTCGACCGCTTCGTCGACCGGCGCATCGCGTACCCGGGCGGCAACTGCGTCAACCTCGCGGTCTACGCGGCGGCTGCCGGCGCCGAGGCCGTGTACGTCGGCGTGGTCGGGAACGACGCGGCCGGCGATCTCATCCTGGGCGCACTCGGTCGTCACGGCGTCGACTTGCGCCGTGTGATCCGGCGGGACGGACCCACCGGCGTGACCGACCTCGTCACCAGGAACGGCGACCGGGTGTTCCTCGACTGGAACGGCGGCGGCGTCACCACGGCCGCTCCCTACCGGCTCGACCTCGAGGACCTCCGCGCGTTCGCCGGTGCGGACCTCGTCCACTCGAGCGTGTACTCCGCCTCCGAGTCAGAGCTCCCGAAGCTGCGCGCGATCCCGGGTCTCGTCTCGTTCGACTACTCGAGCGAACCGGAGTTCCGCACGGACGACTACCTCGCCGCGACCGCCCCGTACGCCGACCTGGTGCTGTTCTCCGCGGGGTCGGCGTCCACACCGGAGATCGAGGAGCTCGCCGACCGTGCTCGACGCGCAGGGGCCGGGCTCGTCCTCGTGACCCGTGGTGCGGACGGGGCGATCCTCTTCACCGGCGGCACGGTCCTGGCGCAGCCGGCCCTGCCCGTTCCCGCACAGGACGTCGTCGACACGACGGGGTGCGGGGACGCGTTCCTCACCGGGTTCGTCCTCGCCATGCTCGATTCGGGCTGGAAGCGCGGAGTCGACCTCGACGAACCGGACTCCCGAGCGGCGCTCCGTGCGGGCGCCGAGAGCGCCGCTCGGCAGTGCTACGTTGAGGGAGCGTTCGGTATGGGCGAGCCCTACGACGATCCGGCTGTGCCCGCGACCGCGGTGACACCAGCAGAGTCCTGA
- a CDS encoding glycogen debranching N-terminal domain-containing protein, with protein MSAATDATVLVGGGSMLRADEDGGVRQRPDDLARGLFLRDCRALSERVLRVDGRALDVAAATGTRSVRSVVLLPRVSRNESSDVVVILTQRVDADGLHEWLTLRSTSRADREVDVALDVAVDAADPFALRSDKRTFDRSDAVRTITVEGDGVRVEHRRREYAIAFRIESDGPLDEVSVDERDTSARLVRRVTVRAGQEARIAFRTRVTTAATAGADRAGADHADVAGAATAGADRAGGALAAADPAWPTRPDVEEPHDLRTRARDDLQALRMPAPGLQADSGDHVVGAGVPWFLTLFGRDSLLTALLAGDDAPDLLVPVLRALAAEQATAVDVARVAEPGKLPHELRIDELAVLGEVPYRHYHGSVDVTPLFLVGLGQAPDDVARELEPAARAAVAWMRGPGGLDEHGFLRYTPDPAGLVHQGWKDSEDAVAHADGRVVDSGAIALCEVQGYAWRALVSTARTAREVWGDPRFASSLEADAAALRDRFRSTFWSERLGVPVLALDGDGAQVEVVSSNTGHLLWSGILSAPEARAVADRLLRDDVFSGWGLRTLATGSARYAPLSYHNGSVWPHDTAIAAVGMAAYGLQSEARRVADGLLAAAQACGGTLPELFGGIERSAFPVPVSYRQAARPQAWAVAAVFAALRITRD; from the coding sequence ATGAGCGCCGCGACCGACGCGACGGTGCTGGTCGGCGGTGGCTCGATGCTGCGCGCCGACGAGGACGGCGGGGTCCGACAGCGACCGGACGACCTCGCCCGCGGCCTGTTCCTCCGCGACTGCCGAGCCCTGTCGGAGCGGGTCCTCCGCGTCGACGGCCGAGCACTCGACGTCGCCGCCGCGACCGGGACCCGCAGCGTCCGTTCGGTCGTGCTCCTGCCCCGTGTCTCCCGCAACGAGTCCAGCGACGTGGTGGTCATCCTGACCCAGCGAGTGGACGCCGACGGGCTCCACGAGTGGCTCACGCTCCGCAGCACCTCCCGCGCCGACCGCGAGGTCGATGTCGCGCTCGACGTCGCCGTCGACGCCGCCGACCCCTTCGCGTTGCGCTCGGACAAGCGCACGTTCGACCGTTCCGACGCCGTCCGCACGATCACCGTCGAGGGTGACGGCGTGCGCGTCGAGCACCGCCGCCGCGAGTACGCGATCGCGTTCCGCATCGAGAGCGACGGCCCCCTCGACGAGGTCTCGGTGGACGAACGCGACACCAGCGCCCGCCTCGTCCGTCGGGTCACGGTCCGGGCCGGCCAGGAGGCGCGGATCGCCTTCCGCACACGCGTCACCACCGCCGCCACGGCCGGTGCGGACCGCGCCGGTGCCGACCACGCCGACGTGGCCGGCGCCGCCACCGCCGGTGCGGACCGCGCCGGTGGCGCCCTCGCCGCTGCCGACCCCGCGTGGCCGACGCGACCCGACGTCGAGGAGCCCCACGATCTCCGGACGCGCGCACGCGACGACCTGCAGGCGCTCCGGATGCCGGCCCCGGGCCTCCAGGCCGACAGCGGTGACCACGTCGTCGGCGCGGGCGTCCCCTGGTTCCTGACCCTGTTCGGACGCGACTCGTTGCTGACCGCGCTGCTCGCGGGTGACGACGCGCCGGACCTGCTCGTCCCCGTGCTGCGGGCGCTCGCCGCGGAGCAGGCGACCGCCGTCGACGTCGCCCGTGTGGCCGAACCGGGGAAGCTGCCGCACGAGCTGCGCATCGACGAGCTGGCCGTCCTCGGCGAGGTGCCCTACCGGCACTACCACGGGTCGGTCGACGTCACACCGCTGTTCCTCGTCGGGCTCGGGCAGGCGCCGGACGACGTGGCCCGTGAACTCGAGCCCGCCGCACGCGCCGCGGTCGCCTGGATGCGCGGACCCGGTGGCCTCGACGAGCACGGGTTCCTGCGGTACACGCCGGACCCGGCCGGGTTGGTCCACCAGGGGTGGAAGGACTCCGAGGACGCCGTCGCGCACGCCGACGGGCGGGTCGTGGACTCCGGCGCCATCGCGCTGTGCGAGGTCCAGGGGTACGCGTGGCGTGCCCTCGTGTCCACCGCGCGCACCGCACGCGAGGTCTGGGGCGACCCCCGCTTCGCGTCCTCGCTGGAAGCCGACGCCGCCGCCCTCAGGGACCGGTTCCGGAGCACGTTCTGGAGCGAACGGCTCGGTGTCCCCGTCCTCGCACTCGACGGGGACGGTGCCCAGGTCGAGGTGGTCTCGTCGAACACCGGGCACCTGCTCTGGTCCGGCATCCTGTCGGCGCCCGAAGCGCGGGCGGTGGCCGATCGCCTGCTGCGGGACGACGTCTTCTCCGGATGGGGACTGCGGACCCTGGCGACCGGCAGCGCCCGGTACGCGCCGCTGTCGTACCACAACGGCTCCGTCTGGCCCCACGACACCGCGATCGCCGCCGTCGGCATGGCCGCCTACGGGCTGCAGTCGGAAGCGCGTCGCGTCGCCGACGGACTGCTCGCCGCCGCCCAGGCGTGCGGTGGCACCCTGCCGGAGCTGTTCGGGGGGATCGAACGCTCGGCGTTCCCGGTTCCCGTGTCCTACCGTCAGGCTGCGCGACCGCAGGCCTGGGCCGTCGCGGCGGTCTTCGCGGCCCTCCGGATCACGCGGGACTGA
- a CDS encoding extracellular solute-binding protein: MTTSRPGRITAAAALLLTATVALTACSASPRNGDGGDPKTITVWSEENQPDRVAETKRIIAGFTDETGIRVKLVPVDENQVPQLTASAAISGDLPDVMGAIPLSLVRQFDTQDLLDTTAASNIVRSLGADTFVDSALALDQDGDRQLAVPDSSYAQILVYRKDLFEQAGLAPPTTYAAIEKAADVLTAKGRYGITLATDPADVFTQQTFESLALGNDCQLVASSGAVKLQSPACQATWDLYGHLTAKDSPQGTQTVDTTRAAYFAGQAAMVDWSTYILDELGGLRNDALPTCPQCRDDRKWLAEHSGVVTAISGPDGSDPATYGEATSWAVMHGANRSASERFVQYMMSTGYEQWLGMAPEGKIPLRTGTATEPGRYQQAWLRMKAGVDRKERLDHIYDASTMRALESVPQSIRRWAIPQGQGALLGPFNAQLPVGKSVADLGSGSTTPRDAAKTAQDAVTEIEAKTR, translated from the coding sequence ATGACGACGTCGCGTCCCGGACGGATCACGGCTGCTGCTGCCCTGCTGCTGACCGCGACCGTCGCACTCACCGCCTGCTCGGCGTCGCCCAGGAACGGCGACGGCGGCGACCCGAAGACCATCACCGTCTGGTCCGAGGAGAACCAGCCCGACCGCGTCGCCGAGACGAAGCGGATCATCGCCGGGTTCACCGACGAGACCGGCATCCGGGTGAAGCTCGTGCCGGTCGACGAGAACCAGGTCCCCCAGCTCACCGCGTCCGCTGCGATCTCGGGCGACCTGCCCGACGTCATGGGCGCGATCCCGCTCTCCCTCGTCCGGCAGTTCGACACGCAGGACCTGCTCGACACCACCGCAGCCTCGAACATCGTGCGGTCCCTCGGCGCGGACACGTTCGTCGACTCGGCCCTCGCCCTCGACCAGGACGGCGACCGACAGCTCGCGGTGCCGGACTCCTCGTACGCGCAGATCCTCGTGTACCGGAAGGACCTGTTCGAGCAGGCCGGCCTCGCGCCGCCGACGACCTACGCGGCGATCGAGAAGGCCGCCGACGTGCTGACGGCAAAGGGCCGCTACGGCATCACGCTCGCGACGGACCCGGCCGACGTCTTCACGCAGCAGACCTTCGAGTCGCTCGCACTCGGGAACGACTGCCAGCTCGTCGCGTCGTCCGGAGCGGTGAAGCTGCAGAGCCCGGCCTGCCAGGCGACGTGGGACCTCTACGGGCACCTCACCGCGAAGGACTCCCCGCAGGGCACCCAGACCGTCGACACCACCCGCGCCGCGTACTTCGCGGGGCAGGCCGCGATGGTCGACTGGTCGACGTACATCCTCGACGAGCTGGGCGGCCTCCGGAACGACGCGCTCCCGACCTGCCCGCAGTGCCGCGACGACCGGAAGTGGCTCGCCGAGCACAGCGGCGTCGTCACGGCGATCAGCGGCCCGGACGGGTCCGACCCGGCGACCTACGGCGAGGCCACCAGCTGGGCGGTCATGCACGGGGCGAACCGCTCCGCGAGCGAGCGGTTCGTGCAGTACATGATGTCCACCGGGTACGAGCAGTGGCTCGGCATGGCGCCCGAGGGCAAGATCCCGCTCCGCACGGGCACCGCCACCGAGCCCGGCCGCTACCAGCAGGCCTGGCTGCGGATGAAGGCCGGTGTCGACCGCAAGGAACGACTCGACCACATCTACGACGCGTCCACGATGCGGGCGCTCGAGTCCGTCCCGCAGTCGATCCGCCGCTGGGCGATCCCCCAGGGCCAGGGCGCACTGCTCGGCCCGTTCAACGCCCAACTGCCGGTCGGCAAGTCCGTCGCCGACCTGGGATCCGGCTCCACCACCCCACGCGACGCGGCGAAGACGGCGCAGGACGCCGTCACGGAGATCGAGGCGAAGACACGATGA
- a CDS encoding SIS domain-containing protein, translating to MLGFSEQKLRTGTQDAIDLRPEIEAAVLDVLGRSPKNLYLVGAGGTYAAMLPYEVLMRSRSTFPTTAAIGKELMLLDDPNFGEGSVALFASVSGTTEDVIEAIEYAKSRGVLTVGFTGVADSPFAAALDVPLIAAPKGWPYDVQLLVFTLKFLSERGEFDGYDQFVADLQKLPDALVAAAEQAESTAEAFADEHRDTDYYFLVGGGNLWGLTYLYSMCVLEEMQWLRTTRVHSAEFFHGSLELIERDTAVLVFAGEDSTRPLTDRVIRFAEQYSDDVTVLDSKDYALGGIGQESRAFFAPLVLDVVSDRFSKHLERARDHSLDLRRYYRVVEY from the coding sequence ATGCTGGGATTCTCGGAGCAGAAGCTTCGGACGGGTACACAGGACGCGATCGATCTCCGCCCGGAGATCGAGGCCGCGGTGCTGGACGTGCTCGGTCGATCGCCGAAGAACCTCTACCTGGTGGGGGCCGGCGGCACCTACGCGGCGATGCTGCCCTACGAAGTGCTCATGCGATCGCGGTCCACGTTCCCGACGACCGCCGCGATCGGCAAGGAGCTGATGCTGCTCGACGATCCGAACTTCGGCGAGGGCTCCGTCGCACTCTTCGCCTCGGTCTCGGGCACCACCGAGGACGTCATCGAGGCGATCGAGTACGCCAAGTCCCGGGGAGTCCTGACGGTCGGCTTCACCGGTGTCGCCGACAGCCCCTTCGCGGCCGCCCTCGACGTGCCGTTGATCGCTGCGCCGAAGGGGTGGCCGTACGACGTCCAGCTCCTCGTCTTCACGCTGAAGTTCCTCAGTGAGCGGGGCGAGTTCGACGGGTACGACCAGTTCGTCGCCGACCTGCAGAAGCTGCCCGATGCCCTGGTCGCTGCCGCTGAGCAGGCGGAGTCCACCGCGGAGGCCTTCGCGGACGAGCACCGCGACACCGACTACTACTTCCTGGTCGGGGGCGGCAACCTCTGGGGGCTCACCTACCTCTACTCGATGTGCGTGCTCGAGGAGATGCAGTGGCTCCGGACCACGCGGGTGCACTCCGCCGAGTTCTTCCACGGCTCCCTCGAACTGATCGAGCGGGACACCGCCGTGCTCGTGTTCGCCGGCGAGGACTCGACGCGGCCGCTCACCGACCGTGTGATCCGGTTCGCCGAGCAGTACAGCGACGACGTCACCGTCCTCGACTCCAAGGACTACGCGCTCGGGGGCATCGGCCAGGAGTCACGAGCGTTCTTCGCACCGCTCGTCCTCGACGTGGTGAGCGACCGGTTCAGCAAGCACCTCGAGCGTGCTCGGGACCACTCGCTCGACCTCCGCCGCTACTACCGCGTCGTCGAGTACTGA
- the bla gene encoding class A beta-lactamase, which translates to MHRSLSVVAVAVALALTAAACSSGGPTSRTASASASGSPARTPSPTPTLDTSGVEPALAALESEYGATIGVVATDTVTGASVSHNRDRRFGYASSIKAFAAAEFLRSVHGADRDERVRWTAADVAAAGHSPVTEQHVADGLSYDELAEAAVRQSDNTALNLVLTRIGGPSGLDAALADLGDDVTRVLHDEPELNTIEPGSTEDTTTPAAFAADLATVLDGDTLSGADTDQLVAWMSGNATGDTLIRAGAPEGWTVADKSGGAGGIRNDVALVTPPGGHPIAVAVLTTKNDPGAVYDDTLVAKTAAVVLDAFQR; encoded by the coding sequence ATGCACCGCTCGCTCTCCGTCGTCGCCGTCGCCGTCGCCCTCGCACTCACCGCGGCCGCCTGCAGCAGCGGTGGCCCCACTTCACGGACGGCATCAGCGTCGGCATCGGGCTCGCCCGCACGGACACCATCGCCCACGCCCACCCTCGACACGTCCGGCGTCGAACCCGCGCTGGCGGCGCTCGAGTCGGAGTACGGCGCCACGATCGGGGTCGTCGCGACCGACACCGTCACCGGTGCATCGGTGTCGCACAACCGGGACCGGCGCTTCGGCTACGCGTCGAGCATCAAGGCGTTCGCGGCGGCCGAGTTCCTCCGCTCGGTGCACGGTGCGGACCGTGACGAGCGGGTCCGTTGGACGGCGGCGGACGTCGCGGCGGCCGGGCACTCCCCCGTGACCGAGCAGCACGTCGCCGACGGACTGTCGTACGACGAGCTCGCCGAGGCGGCCGTCCGGCAGAGCGACAACACGGCGCTGAACCTCGTCCTCACCCGGATCGGCGGCCCGAGCGGCCTCGACGCCGCGCTGGCCGACCTCGGCGACGACGTCACACGGGTCCTCCACGACGAGCCGGAGCTCAACACGATCGAGCCGGGCAGCACCGAGGACACCACGACCCCGGCGGCCTTCGCGGCCGACCTGGCGACGGTGCTCGACGGCGACACCCTGAGCGGGGCCGACACCGACCAGCTCGTCGCCTGGATGAGCGGCAACGCCACGGGTGACACCCTCATCCGGGCAGGGGCTCCCGAGGGGTGGACGGTCGCCGACAAGTCCGGCGGCGCCGGTGGCATCCGGAACGACGTCGCGCTCGTCACCCCACCGGGCGGCCACCCGATCGCCGTCGCCGTGCTGACGACGAAGAACGACCCGGGCGCCGTGTACGACGACACCCTCGTCGCGAAGACCGCCGCGGTGGTGCTCGACGCGTTCCAGCGCTGA
- a CDS encoding cupin domain-containing protein → MSVAPTIRQLHDAQEEVWADARGRIAFRTAIGDGTTPTADLCSGVALIDPGGWLAPHRHEAPEVYQVLTGLGVVTLDGQEQEVRGGAAVYIPSNHEHGIRNTGDTPLELVYVYAADSVLDIEYVWSSSGTDDA, encoded by the coding sequence ATGTCCGTTGCACCGACCATCCGACAGCTGCACGACGCGCAGGAGGAAGTCTGGGCAGATGCCCGCGGGCGCATCGCGTTCCGCACCGCCATCGGCGACGGCACTACCCCGACCGCCGACCTGTGCTCCGGCGTGGCCCTGATCGATCCGGGCGGATGGCTGGCGCCGCACCGGCACGAGGCTCCCGAGGTCTACCAGGTCCTGACGGGGCTGGGCGTCGTCACGCTCGACGGTCAGGAACAGGAGGTCCGCGGTGGCGCGGCGGTGTACATCCCGTCGAACCACGAGCACGGCATCCGGAACACCGGCGACACCCCGTTGGAACTCGTGTACGTGTACGCGGCGGACTCGGTGCTCGACATTGAGTACGTGTGGTCGTCGTCAGGAACCGACGACGCCTGA